Proteins encoded in a region of the Variovorax sp. PAMC 28711 genome:
- a CDS encoding long-chain-fatty-acid--CoA ligase — MPLSDPPWTSNYAPGARWDAPLSAMPVQQLLTDAARRWPDQPALRFEGRTFSYAEFDALTDRMAQGLQRLGVRQGTHVGLYLPNTPHYFIAFFAILKAGAVVVNYSPLDAGAVLEHKIGDSHTDVIVTLDTPELFSKMNGYLDSTRLKTLVVGSAGEFGTGAKPEDRGIPWDERRVRFGDLLAPGDGRFVPPAADVSAIAVLQYTGGTTGHPKGAMLTHANLSMTVSQLQEMVISAGTLQPGTERFLVVLPMFHVYSMVLNMIFGFAIGAELVLHQRFDLSAALREIQDSKISVFLGVPTMYVGFTGHPDIERTDLSSLKWCNSGGAPIAGEVFSNFVRMARCRLLEGWGMTEICGVGTLTTGVGDPAPGTCGIPVPGAEIKVIDLATLADLPLGERGEICIRGPQVMKGYWNNPAATAEVTTADGFLRTGDVGYMSHDGFVYLVDRTKDMIICSGFNVYPRNIEEAIYRHPSVEEVSVIGVPDAYRGESPKAFIKFKPGAQPLTLDALRDFLKDYLGKHEMPHAMEARAELPKTAVGKLSKKELYAEVAAESPK; from the coding sequence ATGCCCCTGAGCGACCCCCCCTGGACCTCCAACTACGCACCCGGCGCTCGCTGGGACGCGCCGCTGAGCGCGATGCCAGTGCAGCAGCTGCTCACCGACGCGGCCCGCCGCTGGCCCGACCAGCCCGCACTGCGCTTCGAGGGTCGCACCTTCAGCTACGCCGAATTCGATGCGCTGACCGACCGCATGGCGCAGGGCCTGCAGCGCCTGGGCGTGCGCCAGGGGACGCATGTCGGGCTCTATCTCCCGAACACGCCCCACTACTTCATCGCTTTCTTCGCGATCCTCAAGGCCGGCGCGGTGGTGGTGAACTATTCGCCGCTCGACGCCGGCGCGGTGCTGGAACACAAGATCGGCGACAGCCACACCGACGTGATCGTGACGCTCGACACGCCCGAACTCTTCTCGAAGATGAACGGCTACCTCGACAGCACGCGCCTGAAGACGCTGGTCGTCGGGTCGGCCGGCGAATTCGGCACGGGCGCAAAACCGGAAGACCGCGGCATCCCATGGGACGAGCGGCGCGTGCGCTTCGGCGACCTGCTCGCGCCGGGTGACGGGCGTTTCGTGCCGCCGGCCGCCGACGTGTCGGCCATCGCAGTGCTGCAGTACACCGGCGGCACCACCGGCCACCCCAAGGGCGCGATGCTGACGCACGCGAACCTCAGCATGACGGTGTCGCAATTGCAGGAAATGGTGATCAGCGCCGGCACCCTGCAGCCCGGCACGGAGCGCTTCCTCGTGGTGCTGCCGATGTTCCATGTCTACTCGATGGTGCTGAACATGATCTTCGGCTTCGCCATCGGCGCCGAACTCGTGCTGCACCAGCGCTTCGACCTGTCGGCGGCGCTGCGCGAAATCCAAGACAGCAAGATCAGCGTTTTCCTGGGCGTGCCGACCATGTATGTCGGCTTCACCGGCCACCCGGACATCGAGCGCACCGACCTGTCGTCGCTCAAGTGGTGCAACTCGGGCGGCGCGCCGATCGCCGGCGAGGTCTTCAGTAACTTCGTGCGCATGGCGCGCTGCCGCCTGCTCGAAGGCTGGGGCATGACAGAGATCTGCGGCGTCGGCACACTGACCACCGGCGTCGGCGACCCCGCGCCGGGCACCTGCGGCATTCCCGTGCCGGGCGCGGAAATCAAGGTGATCGACCTCGCGACGCTCGCCGACCTTCCACTGGGCGAGCGCGGCGAAATCTGCATCCGGGGCCCGCAGGTCATGAAGGGCTACTGGAACAACCCGGCGGCCACCGCCGAGGTGACGACCGCCGACGGGTTCCTGCGCACCGGCGATGTGGGCTACATGTCCCATGATGGCTTCGTCTACCTGGTCGACCGGACCAAGGACATGATCATCTGCAGCGGCTTCAACGTTTACCCGCGCAACATCGAGGAGGCGATCTACCGCCACCCGTCGGTCGAAGAAGTGAGCGTGATTGGCGTGCCGGACGCCTACCGCGGCGAATCGCCCAAGGCCTTCATCAAGTTCAAGCCGGGCGCGCAGCCGCTGACTCTCGATGCCCTGCGCGATTTCCTGAAGGACTACCTCGGCAAGCACGAGATGCCGCACGCAATGGAAGCGCGCGCCGAGTTGCCCAAGACGGCGGTCGGCAAGCTGTCCAAGAAGGAGCTGTACGCCGAAGTGGCGGCCGAGTCGCCGAAGTGA
- a CDS encoding amidohydrolase family protein: protein MLDLLITHATLPDGRTDMSIAVQDGRITEVTAAFVAPAHETIDAHGLLVAPHFVDPHFHMDATLSYGLPRVNQSGTLLEGIALWGELKPLLKAEALIERALAYCDWAVARGLLAIRTHVDTSDPSLLAVDALLEVKRLVAPYIDLQLVAFPQDGVLRSPGGVENLKRALDKGVDVVGGIPHFERTMADGAASVKLLCELGAERGQLVDMHCDESDDPLSRHIETLAFECQRLGLHGRVTGSHCTSMHSMDNYYVSKLLPLIAESGVAVIANPLINITLQGRHDSYPKRRGMTRVPELMAAGVNVAFGHDCVMDPWYGMGSGDMLEVAHMGLHVAQMTSQAGIRQCFEAVTTHAARVMHLENYGLAAGCDASFVLLQARDPVEAIRLRATRLKVFRKGKLLSQAPAATAELKLPGRAATTSFMPPR, encoded by the coding sequence ATGCTCGACCTCCTCATCACCCACGCCACCCTCCCCGACGGCCGCACCGACATGTCGATCGCGGTGCAGGACGGTCGGATCACCGAAGTCACCGCCGCTTTCGTTGCGCCGGCGCACGAGACGATCGACGCGCATGGCCTCCTCGTCGCGCCGCATTTCGTCGACCCGCATTTCCACATGGACGCAACGCTCAGCTACGGCCTGCCGCGCGTCAACCAGAGCGGCACGCTGCTCGAAGGCATCGCGCTGTGGGGTGAGCTCAAGCCGTTGTTGAAGGCCGAGGCGCTGATCGAACGGGCGCTCGCTTACTGCGACTGGGCGGTGGCACGCGGGCTGCTCGCCATCCGCACGCATGTCGACACGAGCGATCCGAGCCTGCTGGCGGTCGATGCGCTGCTGGAGGTCAAGCGCCTGGTCGCGCCGTACATCGACCTGCAGCTGGTCGCGTTTCCGCAGGACGGCGTGCTGCGCTCGCCCGGTGGCGTGGAAAACCTGAAGCGCGCGCTCGACAAGGGCGTCGACGTGGTCGGCGGTATTCCGCATTTCGAACGCACGATGGCCGATGGCGCCGCGAGCGTGAAGCTGCTGTGCGAGCTGGGCGCCGAGCGCGGGCAACTGGTCGACATGCACTGCGACGAGTCCGACGACCCGCTGTCGCGCCATATCGAAACGCTGGCCTTCGAATGCCAGCGCCTCGGCCTGCACGGCCGGGTGACCGGGTCGCACTGCACGTCGATGCACAGCATGGACAACTACTACGTGAGCAAACTGCTGCCGCTCATCGCCGAGAGCGGCGTTGCCGTGATTGCGAATCCGCTCATCAACATCACGCTGCAGGGCCGCCACGACAGCTACCCCAAGCGCCGCGGCATGACGCGCGTGCCCGAGCTCATGGCGGCCGGCGTCAACGTCGCTTTCGGGCACGACTGCGTGATGGACCCGTGGTACGGCATGGGCTCGGGCGACATGCTGGAAGTCGCGCACATGGGCCTGCACGTCGCGCAGATGACGAGCCAGGCCGGCATCCGCCAGTGCTTCGAAGCGGTGACGACCCACGCCGCGCGCGTGATGCACCTGGAAAACTACGGGCTCGCAGCGGGCTGCGATGCGAGCTTCGTGCTGCTGCAGGCGCGCGATCCGGTCGAGGCGATCCGTTTGCGCGCGACGCGGCTGAAGGTGTTTCGCAAGGGCAAGCTGCTTTCGCAGGCGCCGGCAGCCACCGCCGAGCTGAAGCTGCCGGGCCGCGCGGCCACGACGTCTTTCATGCCGCCGCGCTGA
- a CDS encoding ABC transporter permease, translated as MSDLLDILANPAFWVAVLRIATPLIFGTLGVLLCERAGVLNLGIEGIMVAGAFTGWLAVYAGAPLWIGVGVAALTGAVFGLLHAGLTVGLALSQHVSGLGITLLATALSYYGYRVSFPKVNTPPTVTPFAPMEWLPIPILNAQTALTLLALLLVPLIGWVLHRTPLGLAVRMVGENPQAAEGQGVSVAATRTGAIVAGSALMGVAGAFLTLSAFNAFFFNMINGRGWICVALVVFASWRPGKALLGAVLFALFDALQLRLQQSGDAVLPYQLYLMLPYLLSILALVLVARKASYPQALMKPYRKGER; from the coding sequence ATGAGCGACCTGCTCGACATCCTCGCCAATCCGGCCTTCTGGGTCGCGGTGCTGCGCATCGCCACGCCGCTCATCTTCGGCACGCTGGGCGTGCTGCTGTGCGAGCGCGCCGGCGTGCTCAACCTCGGCATCGAAGGGATCATGGTAGCGGGCGCCTTCACCGGCTGGCTCGCGGTGTACGCAGGCGCGCCGCTGTGGATCGGGGTCGGCGTGGCGGCGCTCACGGGCGCGGTGTTCGGGCTGCTGCACGCGGGGCTCACGGTCGGGCTCGCGCTCTCGCAGCACGTGTCGGGCCTGGGCATCACATTGCTGGCGACGGCGCTGAGCTATTACGGTTATCGCGTGAGCTTCCCGAAGGTCAACACGCCGCCGACGGTGACGCCGTTCGCGCCGATGGAGTGGCTGCCGATTCCGATCCTGAACGCGCAAACCGCGCTCACTTTGCTGGCGCTGCTGCTCGTCCCGCTGATCGGCTGGGTGCTGCACCGCACGCCGCTCGGCCTGGCGGTGCGCATGGTCGGCGAGAACCCGCAGGCGGCCGAAGGCCAGGGCGTCTCTGTCGCGGCCACACGCACTGGCGCCATCGTCGCCGGCTCGGCGCTGATGGGCGTGGCGGGCGCGTTTCTCACGCTGTCGGCGTTCAATGCCTTCTTCTTCAACATGATCAACGGGCGCGGCTGGATCTGCGTCGCGCTGGTCGTGTTCGCGTCATGGCGGCCCGGCAAGGCGCTGTTGGGCGCAGTGCTCTTCGCGTTATTCGACGCCTTGCAACTGCGCCTGCAGCAGTCGGGCGATGCGGTGTTGCCGTATCAGCTCTATCTGATGCTGCCCTACCTGCTGTCGATCCTCGCGCTCGTGCTGGTGGCGCGCAAGGCCAGCTATCCGCAGGCACTGATGAAGCCGTACCGCAAGGGCGAACGTTGA
- a CDS encoding ABC transporter permease, with translation MRLERRHETSRTALALAPIGAVLFTMAISALLVLWAGAPVSRTYALLLQGGFGSVFAWSETLTRAIPLILTGLAATVAFKARLFNIGAEGQLYAGALAAIAVGGLHGGSGFALSPWLLFPLMMLAAALAGALLLLGPALLKNMLGVDEVVTTLLINFIVLLGVGAMLDGPMKDPTAMGWPQSVGLQPDLELAKLVAQTRVHTGLLWAVSLAVIVWALFKYTVLGFDIRAVGANARGAGFAGVPVTRTVVSVALLSGALAGLAGAIEVAGRTGYVTLDMSPGYGYSGIVIAMLAGLHPLGVVAAGVFVAGVLVGADTMSRAVGVPTYIADVIVAASLISVLVATLLTQYRVRLK, from the coding sequence ATGAGACTCGAGCGCCGCCACGAAACCTCGCGCACCGCGCTCGCGCTGGCGCCCATCGGCGCCGTGCTGTTCACCATGGCGATCAGCGCGCTGCTGGTGCTGTGGGCCGGCGCACCGGTCAGCCGCACCTATGCGCTGCTGTTGCAGGGCGGCTTCGGCTCGGTGTTCGCGTGGAGCGAAACGCTGACGCGCGCGATCCCGCTGATCCTCACCGGGCTGGCCGCGACGGTCGCGTTCAAGGCGCGGCTTTTCAACATTGGCGCAGAAGGCCAGCTCTACGCGGGCGCGCTGGCCGCGATCGCGGTCGGCGGCCTGCATGGCGGGAGCGGTTTCGCGTTGTCGCCGTGGCTGCTGTTCCCGCTGATGATGCTGGCGGCCGCGCTCGCCGGCGCATTGCTGCTCCTCGGCCCGGCGCTCTTGAAGAACATGCTCGGCGTCGACGAGGTGGTGACCACGCTGCTCATCAACTTCATCGTGCTGCTTGGGGTGGGCGCGATGCTCGACGGCCCGATGAAAGATCCGACCGCCATGGGTTGGCCGCAGAGCGTCGGCCTGCAGCCGGACCTCGAACTTGCCAAGTTGGTGGCGCAGACCCGCGTGCACACCGGGCTGCTGTGGGCGGTGTCGCTGGCCGTCATCGTGTGGGCGCTCTTCAAGTACACGGTGCTCGGTTTCGACATCCGGGCGGTCGGCGCGAATGCACGTGGCGCGGGGTTCGCGGGCGTGCCGGTGACGCGCACGGTGGTGAGCGTGGCGCTGCTGTCCGGCGCGTTGGCCGGACTGGCCGGCGCCATCGAGGTGGCGGGCCGCACCGGCTACGTAACGCTCGACATGTCGCCGGGCTACGGCTACAGCGGCATCGTGATCGCGATGCTCGCGGGCCTGCATCCGCTGGGCGTGGTGGCGGCCGGCGTGTTCGTCGCGGGCGTGCTGGTCGGCGCCGACACGATGAGCCGCGCCGTCGGTGTGCCGACCTACATCGCCGACGTGATCGTGGCGGCCTCGCTCATCTCGGTGCTGGTCGCGACCCTGCTCACGCAGTACCGGGTGCGTCTGAAATGA
- a CDS encoding ABC transporter ATP-binding protein, producing MENASPTVLRLDGITKRFGTLTANDDISLTLKAGEVLALLGENGAGKSTLMSILFGHYVADVGRIEVFGEPLPPGNPKAALAAGVGMVHQHFTLADNLSVLDNVLLGTEALWRPVSQRASARAKLLEVAQRFGLPVQPEATVGSLSVGERQRVEILKALYRGARILILDEPTAVLTPQESEALFQTLAQMVAQGLSVIFISHKLGEVLRVSHRIAVLRGGRLVAEAAAGGTTQAQLALWMVGHAVEQPARRPARSVGDAVCVLDNVSTAGGGHDRLDDVTLTLRAGEITAIAGVSGNGQVALAELLSGTRRATAGVVTLMGRALPPSPARLVQRGVARIPEDRHAVGVIGDLPVWENAVSERLRSPAFSRWSWIKRAAAHRHAERIEKAFDVRGAGLMTPARSLSGGNMQKLILGRALMAPEQDDGKTKPPRLIVAHQPTWGLDIGAVAYVQQQLIAARDAGAAVLVISDDLDEVLTLGDRVAVMHGGRLSETRAATGWTREAIGLAMAGAAA from the coding sequence GTGGAGAACGCGTCGCCGACCGTCCTGCGGCTCGACGGCATCACCAAGCGCTTCGGCACGCTGACGGCCAACGACGACATCTCGCTCACGCTGAAGGCGGGCGAGGTGCTCGCGTTGCTCGGCGAGAACGGCGCGGGCAAGTCGACGCTGATGTCGATCCTGTTCGGCCACTACGTGGCCGATGTGGGGCGCATCGAGGTCTTCGGCGAGCCGTTGCCGCCAGGCAATCCGAAGGCCGCACTCGCGGCCGGCGTCGGCATGGTGCACCAGCACTTCACGCTCGCCGACAACCTCAGCGTGCTCGACAACGTGTTGCTGGGCACCGAAGCGCTCTGGCGGCCGGTATCGCAACGCGCATCAGCGCGCGCGAAATTGCTGGAGGTCGCGCAACGCTTCGGCCTGCCGGTACAACCCGAGGCGACCGTCGGCAGCCTGTCGGTCGGCGAGCGCCAGCGCGTCGAAATCCTGAAAGCGCTGTACCGCGGCGCCCGCATCCTGATCCTCGACGAACCCACCGCCGTGCTCACGCCGCAGGAAAGCGAGGCGCTGTTCCAAACGCTCGCGCAGATGGTCGCGCAGGGGCTGTCGGTCATCTTCATCAGCCACAAACTGGGCGAGGTGCTGCGCGTGTCGCACCGCATCGCGGTGCTGCGCGGCGGCAGGCTCGTGGCCGAGGCCGCGGCGGGCGGCACCACGCAGGCGCAGCTCGCCCTGTGGATGGTCGGCCACGCGGTCGAGCAGCCGGCGCGGCGGCCGGCCCGGTCGGTCGGCGATGCCGTCTGCGTGCTCGATAACGTGAGCACCGCGGGCGGCGGCCACGACCGGCTCGACGACGTCACGCTGACCTTGCGCGCCGGCGAGATCACGGCCATCGCCGGTGTCTCGGGCAACGGACAGGTCGCGCTCGCCGAACTGCTGAGCGGAACGCGCCGCGCCACGGCGGGCGTCGTCACGCTGATGGGTCGCGCGCTGCCGCCCTCGCCTGCCCGGCTGGTGCAGCGCGGTGTCGCGCGCATTCCCGAAGACCGGCACGCCGTCGGCGTGATCGGCGATTTGCCGGTGTGGGAGAACGCGGTGTCGGAGCGGCTGCGCAGCCCCGCTTTCTCGCGCTGGTCATGGATCAAGCGGGCCGCGGCGCACCGGCATGCCGAGCGCATCGAGAAGGCCTTCGACGTGCGCGGCGCGGGGCTCATGACGCCGGCGCGCTCGCTCTCGGGCGGCAACATGCAAAAGCTGATCCTCGGTCGCGCGCTGATGGCGCCCGAGCAGGACGATGGCAAGACCAAACCGCCACGCCTCATCGTCGCGCACCAGCCGACCTGGGGGCTGGACATCGGCGCGGTCGCGTACGTGCAGCAGCAACTCATCGCGGCGCGCGACGCGGGCGCGGCGGTGCTCGTCATCTCCGACGACCTCGACGAAGTGCTGACACTCGGCGACCGCGTCGCGGTGATGCACGGCGGGCGCCTGAGCGAAACGCGGGCGGCCACCGGCTGGACGCGCGAGGCGATCGGACTGGCCATGGCGGGGGCTGCCGCATGA
- a CDS encoding BMP family protein has product MRSVAIAAVLAASAPGIALAQAKLKVAAVYTVPFEQQWVGRIHKALKAAEARGEIEYKATENVSNADYERVMREYATAGNQLIFGEAFAVEAAARKVAKDFPKTSFVLGSSGKPQAPNFSVFDNYIQEPAYLSGMVAGGMTKSNKIGMVGGFPIPEVNRLMNAFMAGAKETNPKVEFSVSFINSWFDPPKAKEAAFAMIDKGADIMYAERFGVSDAAKEKGKLAIGNVIDTQAQYPDTVVASALWNFDPSADRAIKLVKEGKFTAEDYGIYSTMKYKGAELAPLGTFEKKVPAEIVAKVKAKQADILAGKTTVKVDDSQPKSTAK; this is encoded by the coding sequence ATCCGTTCCGTCGCCATCGCGGCAGTACTCGCCGCCAGCGCACCCGGCATCGCCCTGGCACAGGCCAAGCTCAAGGTGGCCGCGGTCTACACCGTGCCTTTCGAGCAGCAATGGGTCGGGCGCATCCACAAGGCCCTGAAGGCCGCAGAAGCGCGCGGCGAGATCGAATACAAGGCGACCGAGAACGTCTCCAATGCCGATTACGAGCGCGTGATGCGCGAATACGCGACGGCGGGCAACCAGCTGATCTTCGGCGAGGCGTTCGCGGTCGAAGCGGCGGCGCGCAAGGTGGCCAAGGACTTCCCGAAGACGTCCTTCGTGCTCGGCTCGTCGGGCAAGCCGCAGGCGCCGAACTTCAGCGTGTTCGACAACTACATCCAGGAGCCGGCGTACCTCTCCGGCATGGTGGCCGGCGGCATGACCAAGAGCAACAAGATCGGCATGGTCGGCGGCTTCCCGATTCCGGAGGTCAACCGTCTCATGAACGCCTTCATGGCCGGCGCGAAGGAAACGAACCCGAAGGTGGAGTTCAGCGTGAGCTTCATCAACAGCTGGTTTGACCCGCCGAAAGCCAAGGAAGCCGCCTTCGCGATGATCGACAAGGGCGCAGACATCATGTACGCCGAGCGCTTCGGCGTGAGCGACGCGGCCAAGGAAAAGGGCAAGCTCGCGATCGGCAACGTGATCGACACGCAGGCGCAGTACCCCGACACGGTGGTCGCCTCGGCCCTCTGGAACTTCGATCCGTCGGCCGACCGCGCCATCAAGCTGGTGAAGGAAGGCAAGTTCACCGCCGAGGACTACGGCATCTACTCGACCATGAAGTACAAGGGCGCCGAACTCGCGCCGCTCGGCACGTTCGAGAAAAAGGTGCCGGCGGAGATCGTCGCCAAGGTCAAGGCCAAGCAGGCCGACATCCTGGCGGGAAAGACCACGGTCAAGGTCGACGACTCCCAACCCAAGTCCACTGCAAAGTAA